The segment GCTTTCTCTCGTTTTGGTAAAAAACGAGAGTGGGGCAATTCTTTGGATCTGCAATAATAGAATGACCGCAATCGAAAGTCATGACGAATTAGTGTATGACTTAAAATCGATACTTTCAAGTTGATAATCCCTGTTTCGCATCGGGAGCGGCGCGAAAGAGAAAACTCCGCCGATCTCAGCCTCCTGCGCCTCTCTTCGCGCAGCCGTCAATCCATACGCTTCGCAAAGCAAAACGCTGCCAAGGATATCTACTCTATTTATTATACGCCCTTCCAAAACATCCAAGAAATTCTCTTTTCGAAATTCCGGAAAATTCGCGCTTCGGCGCTTTCTCCGCCATGCGCTTGATAAGAAAAAATAGCGTTGAAATGGCTTCCCCTCTTGCCTGGCGAAGAATCTTTTGCTTGAATAAACAAATGTTCAACAAAATAAAAGGAGAAAAGTCATGGCTACCGATCAAAAAGACCGGAAAAAAGCGATCGATCTCGCCATATCCCAAATAGAAAAGCATTTTGGGCGCGGTTCGATCATGAAAATGGGCGATATTCCCAAACAGGACATCCCCGTGATCCCTACAGGCTCGTTGGGATTGGATTGGGCTTTAGGTATAGGCGGCGTTCCGCGCGGGCGAGTCGTGGAGATTTTTGGCCCCGAATCCTCCGGCAAGACCACGTTGGCGCAACATATCGTCGCCGAGGCGCAAAAACTGGGCGGCGTCGCCGCCTTCGTCGATGCCGAGCACGCTATCGACGTCCATTACGCGGCCAAGTTGGGCGTCGATATCGAGAATCTGCTCGTCGCCCAGCCGGATACGGGCGAGCAAGCCCTCGATATCGTCGAAATGCTGGTGCGCAGCAACGCGCTGGACGTGATCGTCATCGATTCGGTGGCTGCCTTGGTGCCGCAGGCGGAAATCGATGGCGAGATGGGCGACAACCAAATGGGATTGCAAGCCCGGCTCATGTCGAAAGCGCTGCGCAAACTGACGGCCATTCTCAACAAATCACACACCTGCGCCGTCTTCATCAACCAGATTCGCGAAAAAATCGGCGTCATGTTCGGCAATCCGGAAACGACGACGGGAGGACGCGCCCTCAAATTCTATTCCTCCGTCCGCCTCGACATCCGCCGCACCGGCACCATCAAGGAAAAGGGCGAATCCGTAGGCAACCAAGTGAAAGTGAAAGTCGTGAAGAACAAAATGGCGCCGCCGTTCCGCGAAGCGGAATTTGACCTCATGTTCGGCGAAGGCATCTCCCGCACCGGCGAAGTCCTCGATCTCGGCGTCGCCTATAAAATCGTCGACAAGAGCGGCGCGTGGTATATGTACAAAGACGATAAACTGGGACAAGGCCGCGAGAACGCTAAAAACACCCTAAAAAACAATCCCGCCCTCTTCGATGAGATCAGCGCCCAAGTCCGCACGGCCCTGAACGAAAACTCTCCCCTGGCAGCGACGGCGGCGCCGGAGAAGGCGGAAGTAGAAGAGTGATGGAGCGAGGAAAGACGATATCCGTGTTTTCCGGCTGATTTAGAAGGAGAAAGTAAATGTTCAAGGTGGATATTGAAAACAAGAGGCTTGTCAAGATCCTTGTGACATCATTTAGTGCTTTGAATCTCAAAGAACGATTCGATATTCAAGAATGGATCGATGGAACGCCAGAGATTCTTGGCGAGGATTTACTCGTTATCGCCAAAGAACTAATACTGCCGTCGAGCAGGCGTCTTGATTTGTTGGCGGTAGACAAGGAGGGCGCACTTGTCATCATAGAACTCAAGAGGGATGACTCCGGCTCCGACGTCGAGTGGCAGGCAATCAAGTACGCTTCATACTGTTCAAGTTTTTCTCAAGACGAAATCTACAAGTATTTCGCCGAGTATCTTGGTACGGATATTGATGATGCACAGGTTAAGATTGAGGAATTCATAGATTGCGAACCTGAAAACCTGAACGAGAAACAAAGGATAATCTTGGTTTCGAAAGAGTTCAATTCCGAAGTTATTTCAGCTGTACTTTGGTTGCGAGACGCGTTAATCGATATAGAATGTCTCCGTATAACGCCACATGTTGACCAACAGAGAAATATCTTCATAAACGCTGATATCATTATTCCCCTGCCCGAAGCAAGAGATTATATCCAGAAAAAAGAAGTTAAGGTAAAAGAGCAGAAAATCCCAGGGAAAAGTTCATTCTCGCTAGAGGCCTCAGATTTATCGGAAGATCAACTAAAAGAGAAAATTTTCCATACTCTCATTCGACCGAGCGATTTGACGCCACGATTTCGCGCTTTCCTCGAAATAATTATCTCGGAGGACCGTGTTTATGACCGTGAAGAGGTGAAGCAAGGTCTTGTTGAGGCTGGAATAAGCAATGATATCGGTCAAGCAGGACGTTACCTCAGCAACATTTCTCAGTTTTTAACTAAGAAGTCTAATCCCCACTTACGGCAAGCAATCGCATTCAAGACAAGTGGAGCGCATGGCGAGACCAAAGACAACTACCGCGTTATTTCCGAGTATCGCGGTTTAATTCAACAGGCTCTCGAAGAAACAAATGGGGAAATGCCGGAAGATATACAAGATAACCAACATATAGAAGCAGACGCGGCGCAAGCTCCACTCAACTCATCATGAGATAGGGTTAAAAATTGGCGTGGTGGATTACGCTTAGTCTTTAATCCGCCCTGCGATACCTTGTTTGTAGAATGCCAACGCCAAATTATTCGAAATTGAGAGCGTCGATTATAATAATTATAGAAATGACGCAAATATGAAGTTCGCATGGGATGCCAAAAAGGCGCGTTCAAACCTCAAAAAACATAAAGTATCTTTTGAGGAGGCCTCGACGTCTTTGAGCGATCCTTTCGCGGCGACAGGCGCCGACCCGGATCATGGGCTCAATGAATTTCGTTATATTACTTTTGGCGTATCGGAAGAGGGACGGTTGTTAGTAGTTGCACATACCGAGGAAGACGAGATAATTCGGATCATCAGCGCTCGTCTCGCAAGTAAAGGAGAGCGAAAAATCTATGAAGAAGGCTAAACAAACGAAACAGGACGATTTGCGAGACGAGTATCGTCGTTCCGATTTTCCTGGCCCTTTAACGCGCGGCAAATACGCCGAACGTATGCGCGAATCGTCAAACATTGTCGTGCTCAAACCGGAAGTCGCCGAGGCTTTCCCCAACGCGGAGGCTGTCAACTCGGCGCTCCTTTCGCTCATCAAACTCGCGCAAAAGATCATACGCTCGAACGAACGCTCATGAAATCGCGTCGCCAATCCTTTATGTCTGTTTTTATTACGAGGTTGATGCCATGAGCGATATAAAAAAATACATCGAAAAACGCAAAAAAGCCGATCCTGCTTTCGAGGAAGGATTTGACGCAGGATATGAGACGTTCAAACTTGGCGTCTTGCTTAAACAAGCGAGAGAAGAAGCGGGGTTGACGCAAGAACAGATCGCGGAAAAATTGAACGCCAAGAAATCTGCCATTTCAAAAATGGAAAACCATGCCGAAGATGTTCGCCTATCGGCTCTCGAAAAATTCGCCGAAGCGCTTGGGAAAAAAATGATTGTGGCGATTCGCTGATCCGATGGATGAGTAAACGAAAAAAAGCCGATCCTGCTTTCGAGGAAGGTTTTGATGCTGGATACGAGACCTTCAAACATGGCGTCTTACTTAAACAGGAGAGAGAAAAGGTATAATAAATCATCATGATTTCCGACGCCGACAAACGAATCATTCAACAGATAGCCCGCAAGTACTCCGTCAAACGCGTAGTATTGTTCGGTTCCAGCCTATCCCCTGAAAAAGAAAGCCGGGATATTGATATCGGCGTGGAAGGCGTGGAGGAGAAGGATTTTTTCGCTTTCTACGGCGATCTACTCTGCGCCTTATCGAAACCGGTCGATGTAATCGATCTTTCCAAGAAAAACCGTTTCGTCGAAATCGTCCAACAGGAGGGAACGCCTCTTTATGTTTGATTACCGCCTTCGCATCGAAGCCGACGGGTGGCAAGGGGAAAGTTATTCTGCCCTTGAGTTAAACACAGGGACGGTTGTTAGTGGTTGCCCATACCGAGGAAGACGAGACGATTCGGACCATCAGCGCTCGTCTCGCAAGCAAAGGAGATAAATCATGCCTGCAATTTTAGAAAAGATTTTCGAGGAAGCGA is part of the Candidatus Omnitrophota bacterium genome and harbors:
- the recA gene encoding recombinase RecA, which encodes MATDQKDRKKAIDLAISQIEKHFGRGSIMKMGDIPKQDIPVIPTGSLGLDWALGIGGVPRGRVVEIFGPESSGKTTLAQHIVAEAQKLGGVAAFVDAEHAIDVHYAAKLGVDIENLLVAQPDTGEQALDIVEMLVRSNALDVIVIDSVAALVPQAEIDGEMGDNQMGLQARLMSKALRKLTAILNKSHTCAVFINQIREKIGVMFGNPETTTGGRALKFYSSVRLDIRRTGTIKEKGESVGNQVKVKVVKNKMAPPFREAEFDLMFGEGISRTGEVLDLGVAYKIVDKSGAWYMYKDDKLGQGRENAKNTLKNNPALFDEISAQVRTALNENSPLAATAAPEKAEVEE
- a CDS encoding MmcB family DNA repair protein, translated to MFKVDIENKRLVKILVTSFSALNLKERFDIQEWIDGTPEILGEDLLVIAKELILPSSRRLDLLAVDKEGALVIIELKRDDSGSDVEWQAIKYASYCSSFSQDEIYKYFAEYLGTDIDDAQVKIEEFIDCEPENLNEKQRIILVSKEFNSEVISAVLWLRDALIDIECLRITPHVDQQRNIFINADIIIPLPEARDYIQKKEVKVKEQKIPGKSSFSLEASDLSEDQLKEKIFHTLIRPSDLTPRFRAFLEIIISEDRVYDREEVKQGLVEAGISNDIGQAGRYLSNISQFLTKKSNPHLRQAIAFKTSGAHGETKDNYRVISEYRGLIQQALEETNGEMPEDIQDNQHIEADAAQAPLNSS
- a CDS encoding BrnT family toxin — protein: MKFAWDAKKARSNLKKHKVSFEEASTSLSDPFAATGADPDHGLNEFRYITFGVSEEGRLLVVAHTEEDEIIRIISARLASKGERKIYEEG
- a CDS encoding helix-turn-helix transcriptional regulator: MSDIKKYIEKRKKADPAFEEGFDAGYETFKLGVLLKQAREEAGLTQEQIAEKLNAKKSAISKMENHAEDVRLSALEKFAEALGKKMIVAIR
- a CDS encoding nucleotidyltransferase domain-containing protein, encoding MISDADKRIIQQIARKYSVKRVVLFGSSLSPEKESRDIDIGVEGVEEKDFFAFYGDLLCALSKPVDVIDLSKKNRFVEIVQQEGTPLYV